The window AAAAGGAAGAGCAACCCCGCCCAAGCTCAAAAAGCGGGGTTTATCCAACATCCATTACCTCCGCCAACCTGCCCAAACAGGAACACCTGCGCTGTCCCTCAAAACAAGAACACTATCTCCTTTCTTGACTTCTGCTGCTATAATAGCAGATTTTCCGGCGAATGTCGCGCGAGCGCCTTTGACTTCAATCGTGTCGCCCTTTTCTATCTTTATGTCAAGTCTTCCTATATACCATTCTGGACCAAGGTGAACAGAGATGGTTTCCTTGTCTGTCTTTAAAGTTAAGGCAACGGCATAATACATGCCTTTCATGGGCACTACCTGCGTTACTGCCTCAATGGTTCCGGATACCGTCTCTACCTTTGCCGGGTCATACATCCTGTTGTAAGGTGTTTCCGGCCCCCAGCCTCCGCTTCCCCGCCATTTGAAGGCGCCTTTTTGCGCGAATGACTCGGCAGCAAAGCCAAGCATTACAATAGAAATCACCGCTAAAGCAACTAACATTTTTTTCATAACCTTTCTCCTTTCCTTGTTTTTTTGTGAGCCTGTATTCTTTTATTTTATATTAACTTGCCTTAAAATTAAAATAAGTAAGTTGCTTTATTGCTGTCTACTCAACCCTTTTCGTCCCGTAAGCATCTAAAAAACTGAACTTTTCTGTGGTTTTTAAAATGAAAACCGTTCACCTGCAAAGACAAAAAAGCAAAGTGCCAAGAAAAACACAAGGGCAATCAGAATGAATAACCATTGCCTCACAGGCATAGCAAGAAAATTGCAAATTATATCTGAGCTTTTCTCTTTTTGCTCTATTGTATCCACGTATGCTTCTACGGTTTATGCATGTGGCGGAATAATACCTCTACATCCACTACCGTTCATTTATTACCACCCACCCATGAGTCCGGTCATCCTACCTTTGCCATAACCTCTGCCGTAGTTGTATGTTGACAACCGTGCCTGTTGTTCTGGTGTGAGCACCTTTCTTATCTCAAACCTTGCGTTCGTATTCTTTTCCTGGATCTTACCCTTAAGATTTAGATTTTCCTTTTGAAGGACACTTATCTTGTTATAATGAGGATTCTGGGATATCCAGGTAGCTCTTAGTTCCACCCTCTTTGATAGAAGCCCCTGTTGGAGCGGAGTAATGCCTTTTAATGTGGCCTGCTGGATGGTCTGGTTTTTTGTAATCTTTTCCGGGGTCAGATTTAATAAAGGCGGGAGGCCATATCCGACACCACAACCCTTACCACGGCCATATCCTGGGCCAGCTTGTGCCGCTGATGCCGCAATAATCACTGTCAATACCACCATCATTCCCATTAATATGTTTTTCTTCATGTTTTTTACCTCATTTCAATTTAAATTTATTTCAAAGGGCATACAAATCCCTGAAAAAAACCTTCCTTATATCTCGATCAAATTCTGTATGGGGTTGAGAAGCCATCGACTTAAATAACAAAATTTGTGGTTTTCTATTCATTAGAATACTTCCAACTATATTAAAGCAATACTTGTGCCATAGATAGCTTATGTTGTTGGATAATTAAATAGTTTAAAAAAAATAATTATTTCTTTATGTTACAATATATAGGTTAACGATGGGACAGCGTGGGCTTCGACAATCGTTGCCGTAAAAATGGTTTTATTCGACAATTATGTCGAATTAGGGGAACATTCTTGGTAAGTGTGGGGGAGATAATCTAACCCTTAAACCACAAATGGTTACTCATTTTATAGTCACCTTCTGGATAGCAGGCTTCGTTATCCTCTATCAATGTGAGTCGGTATCCCAAATCTCATTTCCCTTGTCATTATTATTTGGCTTCTCATAAAAGAACACAAAAAACTCATTTCACCCCATGACCTTTCCAAGCTTGTTATGGTTTTTTTAATATGGACGGCTATATAAACATTATAATCTTCTTTGAAATAATGATTTCCATCTTTTTTAATTATAGTTTAACACCTTAAAATCTATGGACAAGCTTAAATTACTCGGCTAAACTTTAAAAAGATGACACATTTAATCTTTTCTGTTAAAATCATACTGAAGGTATATTAAAAAAATATAGGAGATTGTTTATGGAACTTCAAAAGATAATAAAAGAGAGAAAGAGCATCAGGGCTTTTAAGCCCGATGCAGTCTCAAAAGAGATTGTAGAGGAGATCCTTAAGATTGCCACAAATGCGCCCTCTGCCATCAACCTACAGCCCTGGGAGTTTTATGTAGTCATGGGTGAAGAAAAGGCAAGACTGAGCAGGAGGCTTTTGAAATCTTATAGGGAAAAGCAGATATCATGTAGCCCCGGTAATGTAAAACCTCTTGCCGAAGAGTTCAGTAAGAGAGGTGTTGCTTCCTTTGAACTCATGAACCCTTACCTTGAAAAGATGAATCAAAATTTTAATCTTTTTATTAATGAAGGGAGCTGTAATTTTTATGGAGCCCCTGTGGCGATAATCCTATGTTTAGATAATGCCTTTTCAAAGGCACGTCTTGTGGATATTGGCATTATACTGGGCTTTATAACCTTGATTGCCTATGACTTAGGCTTAGGGACTTGCCCAATTGGACTTATCTCCGCTTATGAAGATGACATAAAAGAGCTTCTCAATATACCTGAAAATAAAGATATAGTCATAGGCTTAGCCCTTGGTCATCCTGACTGGACAAGCCCAGTCAATGAGTTCAAAACCCCCAGGGACAGCCTTGACA of the Syntrophorhabdaceae bacterium genome contains:
- a CDS encoding nitroreductase; its protein translation is MELQKIIKERKSIRAFKPDAVSKEIVEEILKIATNAPSAINLQPWEFYVVMGEEKARLSRRLLKSYREKQISCSPGNVKPLAEEFSKRGVASFELMNPYLEKMNQNFNLFINEGSCNFYGAPVAIILCLDNAFSKARLVDIGIILGFITLIAYDLGLGTCPIGLISAYEDDIKELLNIPENKDIVIGLALGHPDWTSPVNEFKTPRDSLDSFVKWID